A genomic stretch from Pristiophorus japonicus isolate sPriJap1 chromosome 6, sPriJap1.hap1, whole genome shotgun sequence includes:
- the LOC139265381 gene encoding RING finger protein 228 has protein sequence MAEAEASLPAPDATVPYEEYECKICYNYFDLDRRAPKILECLHTFCEECLTTLHVREDRPWRIACPICRHRTAVPDYRIHNLPNNTKITEVFPLYVEADPLPQDVLPPTPQQQSFNQQPHAQRYHHHHQPQQQQQQPRSNTAPPPELATPSAAAASRQPSGPSAPYESCQNCKRAALTAGCVCVVFSFLSMVVLLFTGLIFVNHYNSSPSPVGPICLSVASILALFSVVVTWVICWLKYRPESNGQGTSRAPASSSARRNA, from the coding sequence ATGGCAGAGGCGGAGGCAAGTCTACCGGCACCGGATGCAACGGTCCCTTATGAAGAATACGAGTGCAAAATCTGCTACAATTACTTCGATCTGGATCGCAGGGCTCCCAAGATCTTGGAGTGTTTGCACACGTTTTGCGAGGAGTGTCTGACCACCCTGCACGTCAGGGAGGACCGGCCATGGCGAATCGCCTGCCCCATCTGCCGGCACAGGACAGCCGTGCCCGACTACAGGATACACAACCTGCCCAATAACACCAAGATCACCGAGGTTTTCCCCCTGTACGTGGAGGCCGATCCTTTGCCCCAGGATGTGCTGCCTCCGACGCCCCAACAGCAGAGCTTCAATCAGCAGCCTCACGCCCAGcgctaccaccaccaccaccagcctcagcagcagcaacagcagccccGGTCCAACACAGCCCCGCCGCCCGAGCTCGCCACCCCTTCGGCGGCCGCCGCCAGCCGCCAGCCCTCGGGACCCTCGGCGCCTTACGAGAGCTGCCAGAACTGCAAGCGGGCCGCCCTGACCGCCGGCTGCGTCTGCGTGGTCTTCTCCTTCCTCTCCATGGTCGTGCTGCTCTTCACCGGCCTGATTTTCGTCAATCACTACAACAGCTCGCCCTCGCCCGTCGGCCCCATCTGCCTGTCGGTGGCCAGCATCTTAGCCTTGTTCTCAGTGGTCGTCACGTGGGTGATCTGCTGGCTCAAATACCGCCCCGAGAGCAATGGGCAAGGCACTAGCAGGGCACCTGCCTCCTCTTCAGCTAGGAGAAATGCTTAG